The Rhododendron vialii isolate Sample 1 chromosome 8a, ASM3025357v1 genome has a window encoding:
- the LOC131299095 gene encoding serine/arginine-rich splicing factor SR45a-like isoform X1, which translates to MADSPRTRSRSRSRSISRSRMRGRSRSRSRSRSRGRGRNDVNPGNTLYVTGLSTRVTERDLEDHFSKEGKIASCFLVVEPRTRASRGFAFISMDTPDDAERCIKRLHQSVLDGRCITVERSRRKRARTPTPGHYLGLKNTRDHGYRGDRGRYRGGRDDYEYRRSPPRRSPYRGGGRDYSPPPRRSSPYGGGRSRRERSRSLPYSPYGSPERSYGRRSR; encoded by the exons ATG GCCGATTCTCCTCGGACAAG ATCCAGGTCAAGGTCAAGGTCCATATCCAGGTCAAGGATGAGGGGCAGGTCCAGGTCTAGATCAAGATCAAGGTCAAGGGGTCGTGGCAG GAATGATGTAAATCCTGGAAATACACTCTATGTAACTGGGTTATCTACAAGGGTAACGGAGAGAGACCTTGAAGATCATTTCTCCAAAGAGGGAAAG ATAGCCTCATGTTTTCTGGTTGTGGAGCCCCGTACACGTGCCTCTCGTGGTTTTGCTTTCATATCAATGGATACTCCTGATGATGCTGAGCGGTGCATCAAACGACTCCATCAATCAGTTCTTGATGGCCGGTGCATTACCGTGGAGAGG TCACGGAGGAAACGCGCCAGAACTCCCACTCCTGGTCACTATCTTGGGCTGAAAAATACCAGGGACCATG GCTATCGCGGAGACCGTGGTAGGTACCGTGGAGGTCGCGATGACTACGAGTATCGCAGGTCTCCTCCTAGGCGCTCACCATATCGAGGTGGTGGTCGTGATTACTCTCCTCCTCCTAGACGTTCTTCGCCATATGGAGGTGGAAGGTCAAGAAGGGAGCGATCGAGGTCGCTTCCTTATTCTCCGTATGGTAGTCCAGAAAGGAGCTATGGTCGCCGTTCTAGGTAA
- the LOC131299095 gene encoding serine/arginine-rich splicing factor SR45a-like isoform X2: MADSPRTRSRSRSISRSRMRGRSRSRSRSRSRGRGRNDVNPGNTLYVTGLSTRVTERDLEDHFSKEGKIASCFLVVEPRTRASRGFAFISMDTPDDAERCIKRLHQSVLDGRCITVERSRRKRARTPTPGHYLGLKNTRDHGYRGDRGRYRGGRDDYEYRRSPPRRSPYRGGGRDYSPPPRRSSPYGGGRSRRERSRSLPYSPYGSPERSYGRRSR, encoded by the exons ATG GCCGATTCTCCTCGGACAAG GTCAAGGTCAAGGTCCATATCCAGGTCAAGGATGAGGGGCAGGTCCAGGTCTAGATCAAGATCAAGGTCAAGGGGTCGTGGCAG GAATGATGTAAATCCTGGAAATACACTCTATGTAACTGGGTTATCTACAAGGGTAACGGAGAGAGACCTTGAAGATCATTTCTCCAAAGAGGGAAAG ATAGCCTCATGTTTTCTGGTTGTGGAGCCCCGTACACGTGCCTCTCGTGGTTTTGCTTTCATATCAATGGATACTCCTGATGATGCTGAGCGGTGCATCAAACGACTCCATCAATCAGTTCTTGATGGCCGGTGCATTACCGTGGAGAGG TCACGGAGGAAACGCGCCAGAACTCCCACTCCTGGTCACTATCTTGGGCTGAAAAATACCAGGGACCATG GCTATCGCGGAGACCGTGGTAGGTACCGTGGAGGTCGCGATGACTACGAGTATCGCAGGTCTCCTCCTAGGCGCTCACCATATCGAGGTGGTGGTCGTGATTACTCTCCTCCTCCTAGACGTTCTTCGCCATATGGAGGTGGAAGGTCAAGAAGGGAGCGATCGAGGTCGCTTCCTTATTCTCCGTATGGTAGTCCAGAAAGGAGCTATGGTCGCCGTTCTAGGTAA
- the LOC131299090 gene encoding phospholipase D delta isoform X1, translating to MAEGRSERVIFLHGDLHLTIIEAQNLPNMDRVTEHLRRCFTGCDSCYRLPPKHPSPSGADTDTESGGDKDHRDDGHDKEIHHHRRIITSDPYVTVCVPQATLARTRVIPNAQNPNWNEKFYIPMAHPAAHLEFHVKDNDIFGAQLIGKVLIQAEEIAAGGSISGWYPVIGANGGPPKPGSALHLEMTFTPCDKNPLYQHGIAADPEHKGVRHTYFPLRKGSAVELYQDAHFKEDSKFPEIQLDGGKVYEHGKCWEDMCHAIIEAHHLIYIVGWSVYHKVKLIREPTRPLPRGGDLTLGELLKYKSEEGVRVLLLVWDDKTSHDKFIIQTAGVMQTHDEELKRFFKNSSVICVLSPRYASSKHSYIKQKVVGSVFTHHQKSVLVDTQASRNYRKITAFLGGLDLCDGRYDTPEHRLFHDLDTVFRDDYHNPTFPPGTRAPRQPWHDLHCRIDGPAAYDVLINFEQRWKKATKWTELGLRLKKKAHWHDDALIKIDRISWILSPQYSISKHITHIPEDDPRVWVSKEDDPENWHVQIFRSIDSGSVRGFPKNIDLAQAQNLICSKNMVIDSSIQTAYIQAIRSAHHFIYIENQYFIGSSYAWPSYKEAGADNLVPMELALKIASKIRAKERFAVYIVIPMWPEGDPNSAVLQEILFWQNQTMQMMYGMVARELKSMQLADSHLQDYLNFYCLGKREEMPEERQREDEASANGYVILDSEKFQRFMIYVHAKGMIVDDEYVIVGSANINQRSLAGTKDTEIAMGAYQPHHTWAEKQRHPRGQIYGYRMSLWAEQLGMMDSHYNEPESLECVRKVNQMAEDNRKRYIDHNFTLLQGHLIKYPIQVDDDGKVGPLPGFETFPDAGGRVLGAPSPTIPDILTT from the exons ATGGCGGAGGGACGATCGGAGAGAGTGATATTCTTGCACGGCGACTTGCACCTGACGATTATAGAGGCTCAGAACTTGCCTAACATGGACCGAGTCACCGAACACCTCCGCCGCTGCTTCACTGGTTGCGACAGCTGCTACCGCCTGCCGCCGAAGCACCCCTCCCCCTCCGGCGCTGACACGGACACCGAATCCGGCGGCGACAAAGACCACCGCGACGACGGACATGACAAGGaaatccaccaccaccgcagAATCATCACCAGCGACCCTTACGTTACAGTATGCGTGCCGCAAGCAACCCTCGCTCGAACGCGG GTAATCCCAAACGCGCAAAACCCTAATTGGAACGAGAAGTTCTATATTCCAATGGCGCATCCTGCGGCCCATCTGGAGTTCCATGTGAAGGATAATGATATTTTCGGTGCTCAGCTGATAGGGAAAGTCCTGATTCAGGCGGAGGAAATTGCCGCCGGAGGGTCTATCAGCGGGTGGTATCCTGTGATTGGGGCCAACGGTGGGCCACCGAAGCCGGGCTCGGCGCTCCACCTTGAGATGACATTCACGCCCTGTGATAAGAATCCGCTTTATCAGCACG GTATTGCAGCTGATCCGGAGCACAAGGGAGTGAGGCACACGTATTTTCCACTAAGAAAAGGAAGTGCAGTGGAGTTGTACCAAGATGCTCACTTCAAGGAGGATAGCAAGTTTCCTGAAATTCAATTAGATGGAGGGAAGGTTTATGAACATGGAAAATGTTGGGAAGATATGTGCCATGCTATAATAGAGGCTCATCATCTGATATACATAGTTGGTTGGTCTGTTTATCATAAGGTGAAGTTAATAAGAGAGCCGACCCGGCCTTTGCCCAGAGGTGGGGATTTGACTTTGGGTGAATTGCTAAAGTATAAGTCCGAAGAAGGTGTTCGGGTTTTGCTATTGGTTTGGGATGATAAGACTTCACATGATAAGTTCATCATTCAAACG GCAGGAGTAATGCAAACGCATGATGAGGAGCTCAAGAGATTTTTCAAGAATTCTTCCGTCATATGTGTGTTGTCACCGCGTTATGCCAGTAGTAAGCATAGCTACATCAAACAAAAG GTTGTTGGAAGTGTCTTTACACACCATCAGAAAAGCGTGCTTGTAGATACGCAGGCATCTCGTAATTATCGAAAGATTACTGCTTTTTTGGGTGGTCTTGATCTCTGTGATGGGCGCTATGATACACCTGAGCATCGCTTATTTCATGATCTTGATACTGTATTTCGTGATGATTATCATAATCCTACTTTTCCG CCAGGAACTAGGGCTCCAAGGCAACCATGGCATGATTTACACTGCAGAATTGATGGACCTGCTGCATATGATGTTCTAATAAACTTTGAGCAGCGTTGGAAAAAAGCGACAAAATGGACTGAGTTGGGACTACGTTTGAAAAAGAAAGCTCATTGGCATGATGATGCGCTGATAAAGATAGACCGCATTTCATGGATACTCAGTCCGCAGTATTCTATTTCCAAACATATAACACATATTCCAGAGGATGACCCCAGAGTATGGGTTTCCAAGGAAGATGATCCTGAAAACTGGCACGTTCAG ATTTTCCGGTCCATTGATTCAGGCTCAGTGAGGGGATTTCCAAAAAACATTGATCTTGCTCAGGCCcag AACCTTATCTGTTCGAAGAACATGGTGATAGATAGTAGCATTCAGACAGCATACATTCAGGCCATCAGATCAGCTCACCATTTCATATACATTGAAAATCAGTATTTCATTGGATCGTCATATGCGTGGCCGTCATACAAAGAAGCAG GAGCTGATAATTTAGTACCCATGGAGTTGGCATTAAAGATTGCTAGTAAAATCAGAGCTAAAGAGAGATTTGCAGTTTACATTGTCATACCAATGTGGCCTGAGGGCGATCCAAATTCTGCTGTGCTGCAAGAAATTCTATTTTGGCAG AACCAGACAATGCAAATGATGTATGGAATGGTTGCACGGGAGCTGAAATCCATGCAACTTGCTGACTCGCATCTTCAAGACTATCTAAATTTTTATTGCCttggaaaaagagaagaaatgcCTGAGGAGAGGCAACGAGAAGATGAGGCTTCTGCAAATGGTTACGTG ATCTTAGATTCAGAGAAATTCCAGCGGTTCATGATTTATGTGCATGCTAAGGGAATGATAGTGGATGATGAGTATGTAATCGTTGGATCTGCCAACATCAACCAAAGGTCTTTGGCTGGTACAAAAGACACTGAGATAGCTATGGGAGCCTATCAACCCCATCACACTTGGGCTGAGAAGCAACGCCACCCTCGGGGCCAG ATATATGGTTATAGAATGTCACTTTGGGCTGAGCAACTGGGGATGATGGACAGTCACTACAATGAGCCAGAGAGCTTGGAGTGTGTGAGGAAAGTAAATCAGATGGCTGAAGATAACCGGAAGAGATACATTGACCATAATTTCACCTTACTGCAAGGCCATCTTATCAAGTATCCCATACAGGTAGATGACGACGGGAAGGTGGGTCCATTGCCTGGATTCGAGACTTTTCCCGATGCAGGGGGTAGAGTTCTTGGAGCTCCTTCACCCACCATTCCTGATATCCTGACTACATGA
- the LOC131299090 gene encoding phospholipase D delta isoform X2, which yields MAEGRSERVIFLHGDLHLTIIEAQNLPNMDRVTEHLRRCFTGCDSCYRLPPKHPSPSGADTDTESGGDKDHRDDGHDKEIHHHRRIITSDPYVTVCVPQATLARTRVIPNAQNPNWNEKFYIPMAHPAAHLEFHVKDNDIFGAQLIGKVLIQAEEIAAGGSISGWYPVIGANGGPPKPGSALHLEMTFTPCDKNPLYQHADPEHKGVRHTYFPLRKGSAVELYQDAHFKEDSKFPEIQLDGGKVYEHGKCWEDMCHAIIEAHHLIYIVGWSVYHKVKLIREPTRPLPRGGDLTLGELLKYKSEEGVRVLLLVWDDKTSHDKFIIQTAGVMQTHDEELKRFFKNSSVICVLSPRYASSKHSYIKQKVVGSVFTHHQKSVLVDTQASRNYRKITAFLGGLDLCDGRYDTPEHRLFHDLDTVFRDDYHNPTFPPGTRAPRQPWHDLHCRIDGPAAYDVLINFEQRWKKATKWTELGLRLKKKAHWHDDALIKIDRISWILSPQYSISKHITHIPEDDPRVWVSKEDDPENWHVQIFRSIDSGSVRGFPKNIDLAQAQNLICSKNMVIDSSIQTAYIQAIRSAHHFIYIENQYFIGSSYAWPSYKEAGADNLVPMELALKIASKIRAKERFAVYIVIPMWPEGDPNSAVLQEILFWQNQTMQMMYGMVARELKSMQLADSHLQDYLNFYCLGKREEMPEERQREDEASANGYVILDSEKFQRFMIYVHAKGMIVDDEYVIVGSANINQRSLAGTKDTEIAMGAYQPHHTWAEKQRHPRGQIYGYRMSLWAEQLGMMDSHYNEPESLECVRKVNQMAEDNRKRYIDHNFTLLQGHLIKYPIQVDDDGKVGPLPGFETFPDAGGRVLGAPSPTIPDILTT from the exons ATGGCGGAGGGACGATCGGAGAGAGTGATATTCTTGCACGGCGACTTGCACCTGACGATTATAGAGGCTCAGAACTTGCCTAACATGGACCGAGTCACCGAACACCTCCGCCGCTGCTTCACTGGTTGCGACAGCTGCTACCGCCTGCCGCCGAAGCACCCCTCCCCCTCCGGCGCTGACACGGACACCGAATCCGGCGGCGACAAAGACCACCGCGACGACGGACATGACAAGGaaatccaccaccaccgcagAATCATCACCAGCGACCCTTACGTTACAGTATGCGTGCCGCAAGCAACCCTCGCTCGAACGCGG GTAATCCCAAACGCGCAAAACCCTAATTGGAACGAGAAGTTCTATATTCCAATGGCGCATCCTGCGGCCCATCTGGAGTTCCATGTGAAGGATAATGATATTTTCGGTGCTCAGCTGATAGGGAAAGTCCTGATTCAGGCGGAGGAAATTGCCGCCGGAGGGTCTATCAGCGGGTGGTATCCTGTGATTGGGGCCAACGGTGGGCCACCGAAGCCGGGCTCGGCGCTCCACCTTGAGATGACATTCACGCCCTGTGATAAGAATCCGCTTTATCAGCACG CTGATCCGGAGCACAAGGGAGTGAGGCACACGTATTTTCCACTAAGAAAAGGAAGTGCAGTGGAGTTGTACCAAGATGCTCACTTCAAGGAGGATAGCAAGTTTCCTGAAATTCAATTAGATGGAGGGAAGGTTTATGAACATGGAAAATGTTGGGAAGATATGTGCCATGCTATAATAGAGGCTCATCATCTGATATACATAGTTGGTTGGTCTGTTTATCATAAGGTGAAGTTAATAAGAGAGCCGACCCGGCCTTTGCCCAGAGGTGGGGATTTGACTTTGGGTGAATTGCTAAAGTATAAGTCCGAAGAAGGTGTTCGGGTTTTGCTATTGGTTTGGGATGATAAGACTTCACATGATAAGTTCATCATTCAAACG GCAGGAGTAATGCAAACGCATGATGAGGAGCTCAAGAGATTTTTCAAGAATTCTTCCGTCATATGTGTGTTGTCACCGCGTTATGCCAGTAGTAAGCATAGCTACATCAAACAAAAG GTTGTTGGAAGTGTCTTTACACACCATCAGAAAAGCGTGCTTGTAGATACGCAGGCATCTCGTAATTATCGAAAGATTACTGCTTTTTTGGGTGGTCTTGATCTCTGTGATGGGCGCTATGATACACCTGAGCATCGCTTATTTCATGATCTTGATACTGTATTTCGTGATGATTATCATAATCCTACTTTTCCG CCAGGAACTAGGGCTCCAAGGCAACCATGGCATGATTTACACTGCAGAATTGATGGACCTGCTGCATATGATGTTCTAATAAACTTTGAGCAGCGTTGGAAAAAAGCGACAAAATGGACTGAGTTGGGACTACGTTTGAAAAAGAAAGCTCATTGGCATGATGATGCGCTGATAAAGATAGACCGCATTTCATGGATACTCAGTCCGCAGTATTCTATTTCCAAACATATAACACATATTCCAGAGGATGACCCCAGAGTATGGGTTTCCAAGGAAGATGATCCTGAAAACTGGCACGTTCAG ATTTTCCGGTCCATTGATTCAGGCTCAGTGAGGGGATTTCCAAAAAACATTGATCTTGCTCAGGCCcag AACCTTATCTGTTCGAAGAACATGGTGATAGATAGTAGCATTCAGACAGCATACATTCAGGCCATCAGATCAGCTCACCATTTCATATACATTGAAAATCAGTATTTCATTGGATCGTCATATGCGTGGCCGTCATACAAAGAAGCAG GAGCTGATAATTTAGTACCCATGGAGTTGGCATTAAAGATTGCTAGTAAAATCAGAGCTAAAGAGAGATTTGCAGTTTACATTGTCATACCAATGTGGCCTGAGGGCGATCCAAATTCTGCTGTGCTGCAAGAAATTCTATTTTGGCAG AACCAGACAATGCAAATGATGTATGGAATGGTTGCACGGGAGCTGAAATCCATGCAACTTGCTGACTCGCATCTTCAAGACTATCTAAATTTTTATTGCCttggaaaaagagaagaaatgcCTGAGGAGAGGCAACGAGAAGATGAGGCTTCTGCAAATGGTTACGTG ATCTTAGATTCAGAGAAATTCCAGCGGTTCATGATTTATGTGCATGCTAAGGGAATGATAGTGGATGATGAGTATGTAATCGTTGGATCTGCCAACATCAACCAAAGGTCTTTGGCTGGTACAAAAGACACTGAGATAGCTATGGGAGCCTATCAACCCCATCACACTTGGGCTGAGAAGCAACGCCACCCTCGGGGCCAG ATATATGGTTATAGAATGTCACTTTGGGCTGAGCAACTGGGGATGATGGACAGTCACTACAATGAGCCAGAGAGCTTGGAGTGTGTGAGGAAAGTAAATCAGATGGCTGAAGATAACCGGAAGAGATACATTGACCATAATTTCACCTTACTGCAAGGCCATCTTATCAAGTATCCCATACAGGTAGATGACGACGGGAAGGTGGGTCCATTGCCTGGATTCGAGACTTTTCCCGATGCAGGGGGTAGAGTTCTTGGAGCTCCTTCACCCACCATTCCTGATATCCTGACTACATGA